DNA from Gammaproteobacteria bacterium:
TCGTCTGATACAGAAATTAGAGTACCTCGCTCACTCAACTAACTGTTAATTCAAGAGTTGCACTTCGAGTTTGAATCCGCAGCTTACCCTGACAATATCCAAGTAGAGTACCTAGATGATCTTCCCTTGCTGATGGAACATCTGAAGCAGATGGAGATAGCAAGGCGGATGGATGAGCATATCCCCGTCCACGGCAACTGGCAGGGTCTCAGTTTGGGGTGGACGGTGACCGTTTGGCTGGCGCACATCGTTTCGCAAGCGGATCATTGCCTTGGTCACGTCCAGGATTGGGTGGCGGCCCATGAGGAGACGCTGCGGAAATTGATCGGCATTTGAGAGTCTGAGGGAGCTGGACTTCACTGATGATCGATTGCAAGAAGTACTGCGCTATCTGAATAAGGATGAGGAGTGGACCCAATACGAGCAGGCGCAAGGGCGGCACCTCATTCGGATTTATGATTTACCCGTGGAAATGGTGCGTCTCGATACCACCACGGCGAGCACCTACCAAGCCATGAATCCAGAGGGAATATTGCGCTTAGGAGTAAGCAAGGATCATCGCCCCGATCTAGCCCAACTCAAAGTAATGTTGGGGACGTTGGATCCATTGGGACTGCCCTTGGCAACGCAGGTAGTTCCCGGTAATTGCGCGGATGATCCACTCTACCTTCCGGCCATTGAACGAGTACGATCGGTCCTCAATCGAAAGGGGGCGCTGTTCGTAGGGGACAGTAAGATGTCGGCACTGGAGACATGCAGGGTGATTAATGCCGGCGGCGATTATTACTTGACACCGCTATCAGCGAAGGTAATTACTCCCGAGGTTTTGGATGTTTACCGGCACCTAGTACTCCGCTGGCATTGCCACCTTGTGTCGAGGGTGCCGGTGAGCTTTGGGTTCCGCCACCACCACATCCTGCCAGAATAGCGGTCGTCATTACCAATGACCACGCAAGTGGCTTTGTCACTTTTGCGATTTTGTTCATTTTTCGTTTCCTAGTAACCTAAGTTAAAAGATTGAATCGGTGTAATCGACCAATCCCTAAAGTTGTGTTGATCCTTACCTCGGCCTATAGAATGTATCCGAGGCAATTGCATCACTATCCTAAATTCATGCCCCGAGTTCTGTGCGCCAACGAACATAGAGAGAAAATATTCGGTGTAACCGACCAATCCCTAAAGTTGTGTTGATCCTTACCTCGGCCTATAGAATGTATCCGAGGCAATTGCATCACTATCCTAGATTCATGCCCCGAGTTCTGTGCGCCAACGAACATAGAGAGAAAATATAGCAAAGCCATTATAAAGTGATTAAACACATGACATATTCAATTGACTTCCGTCGCAAAATGCTCGCCACACAAGAACAAGAACAG
Protein-coding regions in this window:
- a CDS encoding hypothetical protein (Evidence 5 : Unknown function), with translation MDEHIPVHGNWQGLSLGWTVTVWLAHIVSQADHCLGHVQDWVAAHEETLRKLIGI
- a CDS encoding hypothetical protein (Evidence 5 : Unknown function) — encoded protein: MQEVLRYLNKDEEWTQYEQAQGRHLIRIYDLPVEMVRLDTTTASTYQAMNPEGILRLGVSKDHRPDLAQLKVMLGTLDPLGLPLATQVVPGNCADDPLYLPAIERVRSVLNRKGALFVGDSKMSALETCRVINAGGDYYLTPLSAKVITPEVLDVYRHLVLRWHCHLVSRVPVSFGFRHHHILPE